GCGGGCGACGTTAATGTCGTCCAGCTCCTCGCGGCTGACGCTGACCGCACCCAATTGACCGGCCGGCACCAGAATATCCGGCGCGACTTCATGCGCGCCGAGCAGGCGGAAACCGGTCTCCTCGACCAGTTTGCCAAGGCTGCTCAACAGATGATCGTCGCCGCCGCGCATCATGTGGAGAACACGCGGCAGCAGCGTCAGCGTCGTCCAGTCGAGACGTATGTCGCGGATTCGGGGGCGCAGCACATTGCCGATGAACACCACGTCGCGGCAGCCGCGCCGGCGCAATTCGCGCGTCAGCAGCCCGAAGCGGCCGATGGGGATCCACACATGCGGCCAGGCCTCCACTTCCGGCCCGGCGAAGCCGCGGACCGGAAACAGCACGACCTCACGGCCCGCCTTCTGCGCCGCCCGCGCGACGGCGAGCGGAAAAGTGCCGCCGCCGCAGATGATGGCGAGGGGGCCGGCCGAGCCCTGTGCCGGCTCAGGCGGCTTCGGGCTCGACGACATGATCGACCGCATCAACGGGAACGGTCAGGCGGCGCTTGCCGGCGCTGCGCACGAAATCGACGATGAGCATGACATTCGCCTCGTCGCCAAACTGCGCCGCCACCCGCTCCGTGCGCTCGGCCAGCGTGCCGGCGCTGTAGAACAGCTCACGATAGGCCGCCTGCAAGGCGCGCCGCTGCGCCAGCGTCAGGCCACGACGCTTGAGGCCGGTGTAGTTGAGCGAGCGCAGGCCCGGATGCCCCTCCATCATCAGCCCGAAGGGGATGATGTCGAAGTGCACGCCGCACATACCCCCAATCATGGCGCCCGTGCCGATGCGGGTGAACTGATGGACAGCGGAGAGGCCGCCGATGAACACGTTGTCCCCCACCGTGCAGTGGCCGGCCAGCGTCGCGTTATTGGCGAAGATGACCCGATCGCCGACGATGCAGTCATGCGCCACATGGCTCGCCGCCATGAACATGCAGCCCTCGCCGACCACCGTTTCCATGTGACCACCGACCGTGCCGGTGTTCATCGTCACATGCTCGCGGATGACGCAGTTGCGGCCGATCCGCAGACGGGTCGGCTCGCCCTTGTAGTGATGCGACTGCGGCGGAAAGCCGAGCGCGGCGAAGGGATAGACGCTTGAGCCTTCGCCGACGGTCGTGTGGCCAGCAAGCGCCACATGCGAGATGAGTTTCACCCCGGCCTCGAGCACGACATTGGCACCGACGGTGCAGAAGGGCCCGATCTCGACCCCCTCGCCGAGGACGGCACCGTCCTCGACCCGCGAGGTGGGATCGATCTTCACGGAGGAAACGCTCATTACTTCTGTGCCTCTCGGGCGATCATCGCCCCGACTTCTGCCTCAGCGACGAGCTGGCCATCGACCTTGGCCTCGCCCCGGAACCACCACATGTTCCGGCGCTTCGACATCTGCGTCATGTGGTATTCGAGAACATCGCCGGGCACGACCGGCTTGCGGAACTTCGCCTTGTCGATGGTCATGAAATAGACCAGCGAGGGCGGGCCATCGTCCGGCCGGCCGAGCAGGCAGATCGTGCCGGCGGTCTGCGCCATGCCTTCGAGGATGAGCACGCCGGGCATCACCGGGTTGTCCGGGAAATGGCCCTGGAAATGCGGCTCGTTCGCGGAGACGTTCTTCACGCCGATGGCGCTCTTGTCGCCGTCGATCTCGACGATCTTGTCGACCATGAGGAAGGGGTAGCGGTGCGGCAGGGCGGCGAGGATGCGCATGATGTCGGCGGAGCCGAGCGTCGGCGTTTCGATCTTGCTGTCGGTCTGAACGTCCATGTCCTTCACTGCCCTTGCTGACCACCGGCGGCCGGGCGCTCGACACGCGCCAGGCGCTGCACGGCCATGACCTCGCGGAACCACTCGCGCATCGGCTTGGCGGGAGAACCACCCCACTCGACGCCCGGCGGCACATCGTCCTTCACATTGCTCGACGCGGCGATGCGGGCACCGTCACCGATCTTCACATGGCCGATGACGCCCACCTGCCCGCCCAGCATCACGAAGTCACCCAGCGTGGCGCTGCCGGCGATACCGGTCTGCGACACCACGATGCAATGGCGACCGATGACCACGTTGTGGGCGATCTGAACGAGATTGTCGATCTTGCTGCCCTCGCCGATCACCGTGTCGCGCAGGCCGCCGCGATCAATGGTGGTGCCGGCGCCGATCTCCACATCGTCCTGCAGGATGACGCGCTTGATCTGCGGCACCTTGGCGTGCCCTCTGGCGCCGCCGAGATAGCCGAAGCCATCCTGCCCGATGCGGGCGCCGGGATGGACGATGACGCGGTCGCCGAGCAGCGCATGCTGCAAGCTGGCACCCGGACCGATGGAACAGTTGCGCCCGATGCGCACGCCGGCCCCGATGATCGCACCCGCCGCGATCACCGTGCCGCCTCCGATCTCTGCGCCCGGCCCGACAACCGCGCCGGGATCGACGGTGACGTCGCTCTCCAGGCGGGCCTGCGGATGCACCACAGCGCCAGCAGCGATGCCGGTCGCACCGAAGGCGGAGCCGGGCCGCAGCAGGGCGGCATGGAACTGGCGGGCGATGGCGACGAAGGCCGGGTAGGGCTTGGGCACGACCAGCGCGACCGCCCCGGCGGGCACATGATCGACAAAGCGGGGGCTGACGAGAACGGCGCCGGCACGAGTCGCCTGAAGCTCCCCGACATGGCGCGGGCCATCCATGAAGGCCACGTCCCGAGGGCCCGCCTCATCAAGGGAAGCGACGCCGGAGAACTGGCGTCCACCATCCACGCCCTCGGGCAGAGGCGCGCCGACAGACGCGGCGATCTCGGCCAGAGAAAGCGGGGTAGGCGCGGGATAAAAGACGGGATCGCTCATGGTCGGTTGCCGTGCGGCCGGGGCCCCTCAAACGCAGAGGCGGCCCGGAGAACCGGGCCGCCGTGCAGATTGCCGTCAGATCAGACTATCAGAAACGGGTGCCGCCGCTGAAGCGGAAAGCCTGCGTCTGGTCGTAGTCTTCCTTGGTGAGCGCCCAGGCATAGTCGAAGCGCAGCGGGCCGAAGGGCGACTTCCAAATCAGGCTCACGCCGACCGAGGAGCGGATCAGGTCGCTATCCGCCACGCAAACCGCGCCGGTGGCATTTGATGACCCCGCCGGGCAGTCGGCTTCGTTCTGCGCCGTGGTAGCAGCGTCAAACGTGGTCGCACCCTGATAGTCCCACAGCGAGCCAGCGTCGGCGAACACCGCAGCCCGCAACCCCAGCTCCTTCGGCATGAAGGTGAGCGGGAACTGCAGCTCGGCCGTCGTGCCCCAGTACAGCGTGCCGCCGATGGCATCCGCGTCAGAATAGTCGCAGACGCCGTTCACACAACCCGACGCAAGGTCACGCGGGCCAATGCCGTTCGGCTCGAAGCCGCGCACGAGGTCCGGGCCCTTGAAGAAATTGTCGAGGATGCGCAGATCCTCGCCGCCCCACGAGGTCACGTTACCCGCCTGGCCGCGCAGCATGAGCACCACGTCGCCATAGACCGGGAAGTAGAAGCGCGAGTCGAAGGTCGAGCGGATGTAGTTCACGTCGCCGCCGAGACCGGCCAGATCCTGCTTGAACTCAATCAGGTAGCCGTTCGTCGGATCCGTGTTGTTGTCCAGCATGTTGTAGCTGAGCGTGTAACCAACGGCCGAGGTGATGGCCGGATCGTTGTTCACCTCGAGCAGCGCCCAGGAGACGTTGCCGTAATCCTGGATGTCTTCCTCGTCGATCGAGATTTCCTTCTGATACAGGCTGTAGCGCAGACCCAGCGTCAGCTCGTCGGTCAGCGGCAGGGCCACGCGCAGCGTACCGCCGCCCGTCGTCGTGTCATACGGGCTGTACGAGGTCGCCTGCGTCTCCTTGTAGTAAAGGTCGAAGCCGGCAGCGACGCGGTAGTCGAGGAAGTAGGGCTCAGTGAAGTTGAAGTCGATGCCCTGCGCGTTCTCACCCAGCGAGCCGGCGAGGCGGACATACTGGCCACGACCCAGGAAGTTCTTCTCGGACACCGCGACTTCGCCGATGAAGCCGTCCGCCGTGGAGTAACCGCCCGAGATGGAGAACTCGCCGGTGGGCTGATCCTCAACCTGCACCACGAGGATCACGCGATCGGGCGCGGTGCCCGGCTCGGTGGTGATCTTCACGTCCTTGAAGTAGCCGAGGTTGCGCAAGCGGCGCTCGGCGCGGTCGATCAGCACGCGGTTATAGGCATCGCCTTCCGCCAGATCGAACTCGCGACGGATGACCCAGTCGCGGGTGCGGGTGTTGCCGCGGATTTCGATGCGCTCGATATAGACGCGCGGGCCTTCCTCGACGGCGAAGACCAGCGAGATGGTGCGGGTCTGCACGTCGCGGTCGCCGCGCGGGCGCACCTGGGCGAAGGCATAGCCGCTCTTCGACACCTCGATCGTAGCGTTCTCGACCGACTTCTCGACCAGCTCGGCGTTGTAGACCTGGCCCTTCTGCACGCGCAGCGCCGCGCGGATCCGGGCCGGATCGACGTCCTTGATGTTGGAGACGACGTCCACCGTGCCGACGCGGTACTGCGGGCCCTCGTCGATGACATAGGTCAGCACGAAGCCGTTCTTGCCGCGGTCGAGATCCGCCGTCACCGAGACGATGCGGAAATCGGCATAGCCGTGCCGCAGATAGAACCGGCGCAGCAGTTCCTGGTCGGAATTGATGCGGTCGACATCATAGACGTCGGTATTCTTGATCCAGGACAGCCAGTTGGTCTCGGTCGTCGTCAGCTCTTCCTTGAGCTTGTACTCGGAGAAGGCCTTGTTGCCGACGAAGACGATACCGGCGACGCCGAGCTTCTCGCCTTCGGTGATCTCGAAGACGAGGTCGACACGGCCCTGCCCGCGCTCGATGGTCTTCGGCACGACCTTCACATCGTAGCGGCCCGAGCGGCGGTAGAGTTCGATGATGCGCTGGGTGTCGGCCTGCACCGTGGTCTTGGAGAACGGCGCGCGGGCCTTGGACTGAACCTCGCTGGCGAGCTGCTCGTCCTTGATCTTGCGATTGCCCTCAAACGCCACGCGGTTGATGACCTCGTTCTCGGTCACGCGCACCACGAGGCGATTGCCGCTGCGGCTGACATTGACGTCCGAGAACAGACCGGTCGCGTAGAGCGCCTTCAGCCCCTCGTCGATCTTGGCCGGCGTCAACGCCTCGCCCGGCTTCGACGCGAAATAGGACCGGATCGTCTCCGCATCCACACGCTGATTACCCTCAACGACAATGGAACTTGCAGTCTGAGCGACCGCAGCCACAGGCGCGACGACCGTTCCGGCAACCCCCGCGACAGCCATCAGTGCAACAACACTGGCGACCGACGCCAACTTACTCACGAACCGGAAACTACCAGCCATTTGGTGCGCAACCTTACCGTTGTTCTGACATCACGCCGGCCGCGGCCGCAGCTCGGCATGATCTTCACCCTGCGACCCCGCTTGTACAGACTTTTGGCAAGCCTGCAAACCGAGCCACCCCGACACCCACGCCTTTTCCGCACGGCGTGGCCCGAGGGCAACGCCGCAGCGGAAGCAGCTTAAGACTTTGAAATAGTGAGAATATCGTTCCACGTTGCAAAGATCATCAGCATCAACACCAGCGCCAATCCAATGCGGAAACCCACCTCCTGCGCCCGCTCGCTGAGCGGACGGCCGCGCAGCGCCTCGATGGCGTAGAAGAGCAGGTGCCCCCCGTCCAGCAACGGTACGGGAAAGAGGTTAAGAAGACCGATCGAAACCGACAGAACCGCCGCAAGCTGCAGCAGCGCCGCGACGCCGAAGGTCGCGACCTGGCCGGAAACCTGCGCAATTCGGATCGGCCCACCGAGTTGGTCCGCTGATTCCCGGCCCGTCACCACGCCACCGAGATAGCTGAAGGTGCGGTCGACGATGAACCACACTTCCTTGCTGGCCATGCCGACCGCCGCCACGGGGCCGAATCGCTCGGTCTTCACCTCGCCACTGCCCGTCGAGCGGGCGATTCCGAGAACGCCGAGTCGATGGACATTGCCGAAGCTGTCCGTCACCTCGCGCCGGTCGGGCGTCGCGGTGAGCGTTAGGCGCTGGCCGCCGCGCTCGATCTCGACGGCGAGCGGCTGATCGGCACTGGCGCTGACAATGCGCTGCATGTCGCCGAAGGTTTCGATCTTGGCGCCGTCAATCGACAGGATGAGATCGTTCGGCTGGAAGCCGGCGCGCTCAGCGGCGCTGCCGGCCTGTACGGTGTCGACCTGCGGCACGGTCACCTGCCGCCCGACCGTCATGAACAGCCCGGCGAAGATGACGATGGCGAGAATGAAATTGGCGATCGGCCCGGCGGCCACGATGGCCGCGCGCGCCGCGACCGGCTTGTGGAAGAAGCTCTCACGCCGGTCCGTCTCGCTCATGCCGGCAAGCGTCTCGCGGTCCGGGGTCGAGGCGGCGTTGTCATCGCCGAGAAACTTCACATAGCCGCCGAGCGGAATGACGGACAGCTTCCAGCGCGTGCCGTGACGGTCGTAGAAGCCGGCAATTTCCGGCCCGAAACCCACGGAGAACGCCACAACGCGCACCCCCGCGCGCCGGGCGACCCAGAAGTGGCCGAGCTCATGGAAGAAAACCACGATGGTCAGCACGAACAGAAAAGGGATCACATAGCCGAGGAGCCAGCTTGCGGTGCCGCCCATCGAGGCGAGAAATTCCATGGTTCAGTTCCCAAAACCGGCACGGGGACAAAGGCGCCGCGTCACACAGGAGGATGGTTGAAGGCGAAGTTGGGCGAAAGTCCGTATGCCGTCAAAATCCGGCACGATTCCCGCCGGCATCACCACGCCAGAAGGCCGAGCGCCGGGGCGGTGGGATCGCGCAGCAGGCCAAGAGCCAGCGCGAAAGCGCCGGCAGCGATGAAGCCATCCAGCCGGTCCATCAGCCCACCATGGCCGGGAATGAGCGCGCTGGAATCCTTCACGCCAAACCGGCGCTTCATCGACGATTCGAAGAGATCGCCCGCCTGGCTCACCACGCTCGCGAGAAAAGCCGCCGGAGCGGCGAGCAGCGCGGAGGAGAGCCCACCGACATAAAGCGTCAGCATTCCTGCGGCCATGCCGAAAACCGCGCCGCCAATGGCACCCGACCAGGTCTTGTTCGGGCTGACGCGCGGCCAGAGCTTCGGCCCGCCGATCAGGCGACCGCAAAAGTAGGCGGCGATGTCGGTGCTCCAGACGACGGCGAACAGCCAGACGATGCTGAGCAGCCCGATCACCGGCTCGGCCCGCAGCATCAGCGCCGGCAAGGCGAGCGCGGCGGCGTAGAGCACGCCGAAAGGTGTCCAGAGCCGCAGCCGGCGCCCGCCCCGTGCAATCAGCGCGACGGCCACCATGCCGACGATGACAAGGGCGGAGGCGGCGGAGAGCGGGCGGATCGCCAGCATCAGCACCGCCCCAATCAACGCGAGCGAACCGACGATCAGCAGCGCGCGCTTGGGCTTGGCGCCGATCACGGTGAGCCATTCCCAGAAGACCAGCAGAGCGGTGATCAGCACCACCAAGGTGAACGGCCAGTGGCCCCACAGGCAGACAGCGAGGACAAGGGGAGCGAGTACCAGCGCCGAAATCAGCCTGGGACGGAAATCGGCACCGATCCGCACCAGCTCAATATCCCCTGGGCTCGATGCCACCGAAGCGCCGCTCGCGCCGGCCATATTCCGTCAACGCCCGCTCCAGCCAGCCCTTGTCGAAATCCGGCCAAAGCACGGGCAGGAACACCAGCTCGGCATAGGCAGCCTGCCAGAGCAGGAAGTTGGACAAACGCTGCTCGCCACTCGTGCGGATGACCAGATCGAGCGCCGGCAGGCCCGCCGTGTCGAGCTCGGCGGCGAGGCTGTCGGCCGTCACGTCCTCCGCGCGCAGCTCGCCGGCCGCCACCTTGGCGGCAAGGCTGCGGGCGGCGCGGGCGATCTCGTTACGCGAGCCATAGTTGAAGGCGACGGTGAGGCACAGGCCGGTATTGGCGCGGGTCAGCGCCTGCGTCTCATAGAGCAGATCCTGCACCTCGGAATCGCCGGGATGTCCCTCGCCGATGATCCGAACCCGGACATTATTAGCGTGAAGGTCGCGCAGATCCGAGCGGATGAAGCGCTTGAGCAGCCCCATCAGCTCCGTCACCTCCGCCTCGGGGCGCGACCAGTTCTCGCTGGAGAAACTGTAGAGCGTGATCGCCTCGAGACCGATCTCACGGGCTGCCGTTACCGTGCGCCGCACCGCCTCGACGCCGCGCCGGTGCCCTTCGAAGCGCGGCATGCCATGCGCCTTCGCCCAGCGGCCATTGCCATCCATGATGATGGCGACATGGCGCGGAAGCGCCGCGCTGCCGAGCGCGACGTCCTGCTTGTCCGTCCGGGAAGAGCTGCCGATCGACAACCCGAATTTGGCGATATTCACGGAGCCCCCCTCCTCTGCCGCGGGTGGCGTGGCCGCTAGATGGCGAGGATTTCCTTTTCCTTCGCCGCGACAACCTGGTCGATCTCCGCGATCGACTGGTCCGTCGCCTTCTGCACCTGATCGGCGAGCCGGTCGAGATCGTCCGAGCTCATATCGCCGTCCTTCTCGGCCTTCTTGAGGCCATCGAGGCCGTCGCGGCGCACATGACGCACCGAAACACGCGCGGCTTCGGCATATTTATGCGCCACCTTGACCAGTTCCTGGCGACGCTCCTGCGTCAGCTCAGGAATGCGCACGCGCAGAACCTGGCCCTCGGTCTGCGGGTTGAGGCCGAGATTCGAATCGCGAATGGCCTTCTCGACCGCCGCCACCATGCCGCGATCCCACACCTGAACCGAGAGCATGCGCGGCTCGGGAACGTTCACCGAAGCGACCTGATTGAGCGGCATGTGGCTGCCATAGGCATCGACCTGGATCGGCTCCAGCAGGCTCGCCGAGGCGCGGCCGGTGCGCAGGCCACCGAGTTCAGTCTTGAGAACGCCAATGGCGCCCTGCATGCGACGCTTCAGATCGGCAATATCAGTCGGATCAGTGCTCATGCGGACCTCTTCTACTCATCTGCCGGGCGCTGAGGCCTGGCGGGGGCGCCGGAACCGGTGCCGCGAAACGGGTCGGCGGCTATATCGAATGGAACGGCGCGCGTGGCAAGCGATTACGCCCGCCCTCCGGGAAGGACAAGCAATTACGGTGCTACGGTGGTCGAGCGGCCCTCCCCGCGCAGCGCAGCGGCAATCGCGCCCGGCTCGCGGATCGAGAAGACGATGATCGGCAGCTTGGCCTCGCGCGCTAGCGCGAAGGCGGCGGCGTCCATCACCTTCAGATCTTTGGCCAGCGCCTCGTCATGGGTCAGCCGGTCATAGCGGGTCGCGGACGGGTCGCGCTTGGGGTCGGCGGTGTAGACGCCATCCACATTGGTCGCCTTCATCACCGCGTCGCATTCAAGCTCGGCGGCGCGCAGCACGGCGCCGGTGTCCGTGGTGAAATAGGGATTGCCGGTGCCGCCGGCGAGCAGAACGACGCGGCCGCGATCGAGATGGCGCGAGGCGGTCTGGCGGGCATAGGGCTCGCAGATGGTCGGCATGGGAATGGCGGACAGCGTGCGGGCCGGGCAACCGGCGGCCTCGACCGCCTTCTCCAGCGCCAGCGCGTTCATCACCGTGGCCAGCATGCCCATATGGTCCGCCGTGGCGCGGTCGAGCCCCTGGCCAGCGACGCTGGCGCCGCGCAGGATGTTGCCGCCACCGACGACGACGGCGATCTGCGCCCCCGTGCTGCGGGCCTCGACCAGATCGGCGGCGATGCTCTCAATGGTCGGCCAGTGCAGGCCGAAGGCTTCGCTTCCCATCAACGCCTCCCCCGACACCTTCACCAGTACACGCGTGTAAGCGAGCTCGTTGGTTTCAGCGGGAGCGGACATGAAGCACCTCGGCTTGCGCGATTCGGGAGGGCGCAGACAGTAAAACACGCCGGACAGCCCTTGGGCGGTCCGGCGTGCGTTATCAACGGTAGACTTGAAATCAGGCGCCGGCGGCCGCCGCGACCTCAGCCGCGAAGTCGCTTTCCTGCTTCTCGACGCCCTCGCCGAGACCGAAGCGGACGAAAGCCACGAGCTTGATCGGCGCGCCGGCCTTGCCCTCGGTCTCCTTGACCGCCTGGGCGACCGTCTTGGACGGGTCGTGGATGAAGGCCTGCTCGACGAGCGTGACTTCCTTGTAGAAGGTCTTCAGGCCGCTCTCGACGATCTTCTCGACCACGTTGTCCGGCTTGCCGGAGGCCTTGGCCTTCTCGGCGAGCACGCCCTTCTCACGGGCAACGACGTCAGCGTCGATGCCGGCGGCGTCGAGCGCCTGCGGGTTGGCGGCCGCGACATGCATGGCGATCTGGCGGCCGAGGCCGGCCAGCACGTCCTTGTCGCCGGTCGATTCGAGCGCGACGAGCACGCCGATCTTGCCGAGGCCCTCGCCCACCGAGCCGTGGACGTAGGAGCTGACGACGCCCTGCGCGACTTCGAGCGAAGCGGCGCGGCGCAGCGTCATGTTCTCGCCGATGGTGGCGATGGCGGTCGAGATGGCTTCCTCGACCTTGCCACCGGCCGGATAGTCGCTGGCCTTGATGGTCTCGACGTCGGCGCCGGCGGTCAGGGCCACCTTGGCGATGTTCACGACGAGCTGCTGGAACTGCTCGTTGCGCGCCACGAAGTCGGTCTCGGAGTTGACCTCGACGAGCACGCCCTTGGTGCCTTCGATGGCGAGGCCGATGAGGCCCTCGGCGGCCACGCGGCCGGCCTTCTTGGCGGCCTTGGCGAGGCCCTTCTTGCGCAGCCAGTCGATGGCGGCCTCGATGTCGCCTTCGACCTCGTTCAGCGCGGCCTTGCAGTCCATCATGCCGGCGCCGGTCTTGTCGCGCAGCTCCTTCACCATGCCCGCGGTGATGTTGGCCATGTTCGATCCCTCGATCTCAACTGTCATTTGACGACACGGCCGGCCGGAGGGTTCCGGGCCGGCCGTGCGATGCAATGCTTGGCGTCAGATCATGACGCCGTCGCGAAGGCGGGTCACTCGACCTCGGCGGTCAGTTCCTTGGCCTGCGCCACCCAGCCATCGACGCGGCCCGGCAGGCCGACTTCCTCGCCCAGACGGTGGGCGTCGTCGGCGTTGAGGCCGGCAATCTGCGCGAAGTGGAAGATGCCGAGGTCGGTCAGCTTCTTCTCGATCACGGGGGACACGCCGGTGAGCTTCTTCAGGTCGTCGGCGATGCCGCGCGGACCGGAGAGCGGCTCGAGGCTGGTCCATAGGGTCTCAGCCGGCAGATCCTCGACGAGCGGAGCCTCGGAGGCGCCAAGGTCGATGCCGAAGTCGCCCTGGGCGCGGCCGATGCCGTCAATGGCGGCGCGGGCGATCAGGTCGCAATAGAGGTTGATCGCGCGGCCGGCGTCGTCATTGCCGGGAACCGGGAAGGCGATGCCGTCCGGGTCGCAATTGGTGTCGAGGATGGCCGCGACCGGAATGCCAAGGCGGCGCGCTTCGGCGACGGCCAGGTCTTCCTTGTTGGTGTCGATCACGAAGAGGAGGTCGGGAATGCCGCCCATGTCGCGGATACCGCCGAGGGCGCGATCCAGCTTTTCCTTCTCGCGCTGGAGCGTCAGGCGCTCCTTCTTGGTGTAGCCGACGCCCTCACCCGCGTTGAGCAGCTCTTCGAGCTTCTTCAGGCGCGCGATCGAGTGCGAAATGGTCTTCCAGTTGGTCAGCATGCCGCCGAGCCAGCGGGAGTTCACATAATACTGGGCCGAGCGCTTGGCCGCATCCGCAACGGCATCAGCCGCCTGACGCTTGGTGCCGACGAACAGCACGCGACCGCCACGGGCGACCGTGTCCGACACGGCCTGAAGCGCGCGATGCAGCGCCGGCACGGTCTGGGCCAGGTCGATGATGTGGATGTTGTTGCGGGTGCCGAAAATGAAGGGGGCCATCTTCGGGTTCCAGCGGTGCGACTGGTGACCGAAGTGCACGCCAGCCTCAAGGAGCTGGCGCATGGTGAAATCAGGAATCGCCATCGTCTTTTCTCGTCCGGTTGAGCCTCCGCGGGCGTGGCCGCGCCGAACCATTCGGCGACGGCACCGGAGCGTCCGGTTCAACCTCTTCCTGCAGAAATAGGAAAGGGAGCCCGGTCGCGATGCCCGCGTGCGGAATGGCGCGGCCTATACGCCAAAGCGCCCTACGGCGCAAGCGCCGCCCGGTCAGCACTCCCTGGCGAGGCTCACGCGGCCTCGACGTCGACCACGCCGGGCACCGCCTTCAGCGCGCCGGCGATCTGCGGCGAGAGGTTGAAACGGCCGGGCAGCTTCACCTCGACCTCCGTGGCGCCCCGCTCGCCCAGCAGCAGCACCAGCGCCACCTCGCCATCGCCCCGCCCATTGCCCGCCAGCGTGTTGAGGCGGGAAGCGACGCTCTCCAGCGGCTCGGGCGAGCGCAGGAAGATTCGCATGCTCTTCTGCATCCGCGCCGTTGCCGCGTCGAGCGGCTCGGCATTCTGGATGCGCGCACGGACATCCTCGCCCTGAAGCTC
Above is a window of Ancylobacter sp. WKF20 DNA encoding:
- a CDS encoding phosphatidate cytidylyltransferase, whose amino-acid sequence is MRIGADFRPRLISALVLAPLVLAVCLWGHWPFTLVVLITALLVFWEWLTVIGAKPKRALLIVGSLALIGAVLMLAIRPLSAASALVIVGMVAVALIARGGRRLRLWTPFGVLYAAALALPALMLRAEPVIGLLSIVWLFAVVWSTDIAAYFCGRLIGGPKLWPRVSPNKTWSGAIGGAVFGMAAGMLTLYVGGLSSALLAAPAAFLASVVSQAGDLFESSMKRRFGVKDSSALIPGHGGLMDRLDGFIAAGAFALALGLLRDPTAPALGLLAW
- the rseP gene encoding RIP metalloprotease RseP translates to MEFLASMGGTASWLLGYVIPFLFVLTIVVFFHELGHFWVARRAGVRVVAFSVGFGPEIAGFYDRHGTRWKLSVIPLGGYVKFLGDDNAASTPDRETLAGMSETDRRESFFHKPVAARAAIVAAGPIANFILAIVIFAGLFMTVGRQVTVPQVDTVQAGSAAERAGFQPNDLILSIDGAKIETFGDMQRIVSASADQPLAVEIERGGQRLTLTATPDRREVTDSFGNVHRLGVLGIARSTGSGEVKTERFGPVAAVGMASKEVWFIVDRTFSYLGGVVTGRESADQLGGPIRIAQVSGQVATFGVAALLQLAAVLSVSIGLLNLFPVPLLDGGHLLFYAIEALRGRPLSERAQEVGFRIGLALVLMLMIFATWNDILTISKS
- the lpxD gene encoding UDP-3-O-(3-hydroxymyristoyl)glucosamine N-acyltransferase; this translates as MSDPVFYPAPTPLSLAEIAASVGAPLPEGVDGGRQFSGVASLDEAGPRDVAFMDGPRHVGELQATRAGAVLVSPRFVDHVPAGAVALVVPKPYPAFVAIARQFHAALLRPGSAFGATGIAAGAVVHPQARLESDVTVDPGAVVGPGAEIGGGTVIAAGAIIGAGVRIGRNCSIGPGASLQHALLGDRVIVHPGARIGQDGFGYLGGARGHAKVPQIKRVILQDDVEIGAGTTIDRGGLRDTVIGEGSKIDNLVQIAHNVVIGRHCIVVSQTGIAGSATLGDFVMLGGQVGVIGHVKIGDGARIAASSNVKDDVPPGVEWGGSPAKPMREWFREVMAVQRLARVERPAAGGQQGQ
- a CDS encoding isoprenyl transferase codes for the protein MGSSSRTDKQDVALGSAALPRHVAIIMDGNGRWAKAHGMPRFEGHRRGVEAVRRTVTAAREIGLEAITLYSFSSENWSRPEAEVTELMGLLKRFIRSDLRDLHANNVRVRIIGEGHPGDSEVQDLLYETQALTRANTGLCLTVAFNYGSRNEIARAARSLAAKVAAGELRAEDVTADSLAAELDTAGLPALDLVIRTSGEQRLSNFLLWQAAYAELVFLPVLWPDFDKGWLERALTEYGRRERRFGGIEPRGY
- the lpxI gene encoding UDP-2,3-diacylglucosamine diphosphatase LpxI (LpxI, functionally equivalent to LpxH, replaces it in LPS biosynthesis in a minority of bacteria.), producing MSSSPKPPEPAQGSAGPLAIICGGGTFPLAVARAAQKAGREVVLFPVRGFAGPEVEAWPHVWIPIGRFGLLTRELRRRGCRDVVFIGNVLRPRIRDIRLDWTTLTLLPRVLHMMRGGDDHLLSSLGKLVEETGFRLLGAHEVAPDILVPAGQLGAVSVSREELDDINVARHVLDITGPLDIGQGLVVMGRHVVAMEAAEGTDLMLARVAELRANGRIRRAARCGVLVKLPKVGQDRRLDMPSLGERTVEGAARAGLAGIAVEAGGVIVADLARLVAAADAAGLFIYGIAPREGAS
- the fabZ gene encoding 3-hydroxyacyl-ACP dehydratase FabZ, whose protein sequence is MDVQTDSKIETPTLGSADIMRILAALPHRYPFLMVDKIVEIDGDKSAIGVKNVSANEPHFQGHFPDNPVMPGVLILEGMAQTAGTICLLGRPDDGPPSLVYFMTIDKAKFRKPVVPGDVLEYHMTQMSKRRNMWWFRGEAKVDGQLVAEAEVGAMIAREAQK
- the lpxA gene encoding acyl-ACP--UDP-N-acetylglucosamine O-acyltransferase, which produces MSVSSVKIDPTSRVEDGAVLGEGVEIGPFCTVGANVVLEAGVKLISHVALAGHTTVGEGSSVYPFAALGFPPQSHHYKGEPTRLRIGRNCVIREHVTMNTGTVGGHMETVVGEGCMFMAASHVAHDCIVGDRVIFANNATLAGHCTVGDNVFIGGLSAVHQFTRIGTGAMIGGMCGVHFDIIPFGLMMEGHPGLRSLNYTGLKRRGLTLAQRRALQAAYRELFYSAGTLAERTERVAAQFGDEANVMLIVDFVRSAGKRRLTVPVDAVDHVVEPEAA
- the bamA gene encoding outer membrane protein assembly factor BamA is translated as MAGSFRFVSKLASVASVVALMAVAGVAGTVVAPVAAVAQTASSIVVEGNQRVDAETIRSYFASKPGEALTPAKIDEGLKALYATGLFSDVNVSRSGNRLVVRVTENEVINRVAFEGNRKIKDEQLASEVQSKARAPFSKTTVQADTQRIIELYRRSGRYDVKVVPKTIERGQGRVDLVFEITEGEKLGVAGIVFVGNKAFSEYKLKEELTTTETNWLSWIKNTDVYDVDRINSDQELLRRFYLRHGYADFRIVSVTADLDRGKNGFVLTYVIDEGPQYRVGTVDVVSNIKDVDPARIRAALRVQKGQVYNAELVEKSVENATIEVSKSGYAFAQVRPRGDRDVQTRTISLVFAVEEGPRVYIERIEIRGNTRTRDWVIRREFDLAEGDAYNRVLIDRAERRLRNLGYFKDVKITTEPGTAPDRVILVVQVEDQPTGEFSISGGYSTADGFIGEVAVSEKNFLGRGQYVRLAGSLGENAQGIDFNFTEPYFLDYRVAAGFDLYYKETQATSYSPYDTTTGGGTLRVALPLTDELTLGLRYSLYQKEISIDEEDIQDYGNVSWALLEVNNDPAITSAVGYTLSYNMLDNNTDPTNGYLIEFKQDLAGLGGDVNYIRSTFDSRFYFPVYGDVVLMLRGQAGNVTSWGGEDLRILDNFFKGPDLVRGFEPNGIGPRDLASGCVNGVCDYSDADAIGGTLYWGTTAELQFPLTFMPKELGLRAAVFADAGSLWDYQGATTFDAATTAQNEADCPAGSSNATGAVCVADSDLIRSSVGVSLIWKSPFGPLRFDYAWALTKEDYDQTQAFRFSGGTRF